In Sagittula stellata E-37, a single genomic region encodes these proteins:
- a CDS encoding aspartate ammonia-lyase, which translates to MVHNHRDEMDSIGTWAVPVDALYGIQTARALDNFNLSDVRLKDFPEIVVALVMVKKAAALANAELGAISVRASAAIVAACNEIIAGRHHDAFAVDMIQGGAGTSTNMNANEVIANLAALTLGRRPGDYRDIHPNDTVNRSQSTNDVYPTAMRLAVLSQCAPLVTALEGLCRSFDRKAVVFSGIRKVGRTQLQDAVPITLGEEFAAFSAAIRNDIRRLTQISEVLREVNLGGTAVGTGVNAPRGYQALAVSKLSAIFGTPLTAHADLLAASYDQGAFVTYSGILKRVAVKLSKISNDLRLLSSGPLAGIGEIRLPPVQAGSSIMPGKVNPVIPEAVNQVAYEVIGRDVTVTMAAEAGQLQLNAMEPVMVYSILQSTRLLTRAVRMLDEKCVAGIEADRGRCAELLDKSMAMAASLVPVIGYDKAARAAKLALAQGISLREAVLREGFPQTSELEELLPAPIGKPVLQPLDQS; encoded by the coding sequence ATGGTACACAACCACCGCGACGAGATGGATAGTATCGGCACATGGGCCGTGCCCGTCGATGCGCTTTACGGTATTCAGACAGCCCGGGCGCTGGACAATTTCAACCTGTCCGACGTCCGTCTGAAGGACTTTCCCGAGATCGTCGTTGCGCTGGTCATGGTCAAGAAGGCTGCGGCCCTTGCCAATGCCGAGCTGGGGGCGATTTCCGTCCGGGCTTCGGCGGCAATCGTCGCCGCCTGCAACGAGATCATCGCGGGCCGCCATCACGACGCCTTCGCGGTGGACATGATTCAGGGCGGCGCTGGCACCTCGACCAACATGAATGCCAACGAGGTGATCGCCAATCTTGCGGCGCTGACGCTGGGCCGACGCCCAGGGGATTACCGCGACATTCACCCCAACGACACCGTGAACCGCTCACAGTCCACCAATGACGTCTATCCCACGGCCATGCGGCTTGCGGTGCTCAGCCAATGCGCGCCTCTTGTGACCGCACTAGAGGGGCTGTGCCGGTCCTTTGATCGCAAGGCCGTGGTGTTTTCCGGAATACGGAAGGTGGGGCGTACGCAGCTACAGGACGCGGTCCCGATCACGCTGGGCGAAGAGTTCGCGGCTTTTTCGGCGGCGATCCGGAACGACATCCGGCGGCTGACCCAGATTTCCGAGGTCCTGCGCGAGGTGAACCTTGGGGGCACGGCTGTCGGCACCGGCGTGAATGCGCCCCGGGGTTATCAGGCGCTGGCGGTGTCCAAGCTTTCCGCGATCTTCGGCACGCCGCTGACTGCCCACGCAGACCTGCTGGCGGCCTCTTACGATCAAGGCGCCTTTGTCACCTATTCGGGCATACTGAAGCGGGTTGCGGTCAAGCTTTCGAAGATCAGCAACGACCTCCGGCTGCTCAGCAGCGGCCCGCTTGCGGGGATCGGCGAGATCCGCCTGCCGCCAGTCCAGGCCGGATCGTCTATCATGCCGGGCAAGGTCAACCCGGTCATTCCCGAGGCGGTGAATCAGGTCGCATACGAGGTGATCGGCCGGGATGTCACCGTGACCATGGCGGCGGAAGCCGGGCAGTTGCAGCTGAACGCGATGGAGCCGGTGATGGTCTACAGCATCCTGCAATCCACGCGGCTGCTGACGCGCGCTGTAAGGATGCTGGACGAGAAATGCGTGGCAGGCATCGAGGCGGATCGGGGGCGCTGCGCCGAGTTGCTGGACAAGAGCATGGCCATGGCCGCATCGCTGGTTCCGGTCATCGGGTACGACAAGGCCGCCCGAGCCGCCAAGCTTGCGCTGGCACAGGGCATCTCGTTGCGTGAGGCAGTCCTGCGCGAGGGGTTTCCGCAAACGTCAGAGCTTGAGGAACTCTTGCCCGCGCCGATCGGCAAGCCGGTTCTGCAACCGCTGGATCAGTCTTAA
- a CDS encoding IS481 family transposase: MGQVRHGSATTTHAVRAAIQRSQASLATLSRELGINPKTVAKWRKRQTVDDRKTGPTEPRSTVLTEAEEAAIVAFRRHTLLPLDDCLYALQPSIPHLTRSALHRCLQRHGISRLPDVKGDKPKRSKFKRYPIGFFHVDIAEVQTAEGKLFLFVGIDRTSKFAVTQLVEKADTRTPWEFLQHMLEAVPYQVHTVLTDNGIQFAEQPRNRNTAYSRPMRFDMICEANGIEHRLTKPNHPWTNGQVERMNRTIKEATVKRYHYDSHDQLRTHLADFMAAYNFAPRLKTINGLTPYEYICKIWTSEPDRFILDPIHQMPGLNT, encoded by the coding sequence ATGGGACAAGTTCGTCACGGAAGCGCCACGACCACGCACGCCGTCAGAGCAGCAATACAGCGATCGCAAGCTTCGCTCGCGACGTTGAGCCGGGAGCTCGGGATCAATCCCAAGACGGTTGCGAAGTGGCGTAAACGGCAGACGGTCGATGATCGTAAGACCGGGCCAACGGAGCCTCGTTCGACGGTCCTCACCGAGGCTGAGGAGGCGGCCATCGTCGCGTTTCGACGCCACACGCTGCTGCCGCTTGATGACTGCCTCTATGCCCTTCAGCCGTCCATCCCGCACCTGACGCGCTCAGCGCTGCACCGGTGTCTACAGCGGCATGGCATCTCGCGCCTGCCTGACGTCAAGGGCGACAAGCCGAAGCGGTCGAAGTTCAAACGCTACCCGATCGGCTTCTTCCACGTCGACATCGCCGAAGTGCAGACTGCCGAAGGAAAGCTCTTCCTGTTCGTTGGCATCGACCGCACGAGCAAGTTTGCCGTGACCCAGCTCGTCGAGAAGGCGGACACAAGGACGCCCTGGGAGTTCCTGCAACACATGCTCGAAGCCGTGCCATATCAGGTCCACACCGTCCTCACTGACAACGGCATTCAGTTCGCCGAGCAGCCTCGGAACCGGAATACCGCGTATTCACGGCCGATGCGCTTTGACATGATCTGCGAGGCAAACGGGATCGAGCACCGGCTAACCAAGCCCAACCATCCTTGGACCAACGGACAGGTCGAACGGATGAACCGCACGATCAAGGAGGCGACCGTCAAACGGTACCATTACGACAGCCACGACCAGCTGCGCACGCACCTCGCAGACTTCATGGCAGCTTACAACTTCGCGCCCCGCCTCAAGACCATCAACGGGCTCACACCATACGAATACATCTGCAAGATATGGACATCAGAGCCAGACAGATTCATCCTCGATCCGATCCACCAGATGCCGGGACTGAACACTTAG
- a CDS encoding IS5 family transposase yields MSDLFWLTDAQMARLEPFFPKPHGKPRVDDRRVLSGIIFINLNGLRWRDAPSAYGPHKTLNNRWKRWSNRDVFARMMAGLAAEHGERKTVMIDATYLKAHRTATSMGVKKGGRGRLIGRTKGGMNTKLHAICDSLGRPLNLFVTAGQVSDYIGAWALLSSLPDVDWLLGDRGYDADWVREALQDKGIRACIPGRNQRKKTVKYDKRRYKRRNRIEIMFGRLKDWRRVATRYDRGPQTFF; encoded by the coding sequence ATGTCTGATCTTTTCTGGCTGACGGATGCGCAGATGGCGCGCCTTGAGCCCTTCTTTCCAAAGCCACACGGCAAGCCACGCGTCGATGATCGGCGCGTGTTGAGCGGGATTATCTTCATCAACCTCAATGGGTTACGGTGGCGCGACGCCCCTTCGGCCTATGGCCCACACAAAACGCTCAATAACCGTTGGAAGCGGTGGAGCAACAGGGACGTCTTCGCCAGGATGATGGCGGGTCTGGCTGCCGAGCATGGCGAACGGAAGACCGTGATGATCGATGCAACCTATCTCAAGGCCCACCGAACGGCGACCAGCATGGGCGTGAAAAAAGGGGGGCGTGGCCGCCTGATCGGACGCACCAAGGGCGGAATGAACACCAAGCTGCATGCCATCTGCGACAGCCTGGGCCGACCGCTCAATCTGTTCGTCACGGCAGGTCAGGTCAGCGACTACATCGGCGCATGGGCATTGCTGAGCAGCCTGCCGGACGTGGACTGGCTGCTCGGGGACCGTGGATATGACGCCGATTGGGTCAGAGAAGCGTTGCAAGACAAAGGGATACGCGCATGTATCCCAGGCCGAAATCAGCGCAAGAAAACCGTCAAGTACGACAAGCGCCGATACAAACGGCGCAACCGGATCGAGATCATGTTCGGCAGGCTCAAGGACTGGAGGAGGGTTGCAACCCGTTATGACCGCGGCCCACAAACCTTCTTCTGA
- a CDS encoding IS110 family transposase: MKLFVGLDVSLEKTAICVISEHGKILKEAQVASEPEPLLRWINNQDGAIAAVGLEAGPLSQWLHRGLSEAGQPVVLMETRQVKGALKAMPIKTDRRDAEGIARLLHLGWFGPVHCKSVSAQEVRAVLSARKAVQQGFITLEMSLRGLLRNFGLKIGTISRGRFEQRIRELAAGNPMLEAATEHMLSARSALRRDLAGLERHVRQLAQEDPVCRRLMSMPGIGAVVALTYRSAVDDPARFTSSKKVGPWVGLTPSRNQSGERDISGGITNAGDVILRRALCQAATVMMHRGQATWLRTWAAKIARRRGSKRAMVALARRIAVILHRMWKDDTDFRFDIPGLHTG, encoded by the coding sequence ATGAAGCTGTTTGTCGGACTGGATGTGTCACTGGAGAAGACCGCGATCTGCGTGATCAGCGAGCATGGGAAGATCTTGAAGGAGGCGCAGGTGGCGAGCGAGCCAGAGCCGCTGTTGCGCTGGATCAACAATCAGGACGGCGCAATCGCTGCCGTCGGGCTGGAGGCTGGTCCCTTATCACAGTGGCTGCATCGCGGGTTATCAGAGGCAGGACAACCTGTTGTGCTGATGGAAACTCGACAGGTCAAAGGAGCCTTGAAGGCCATGCCCATCAAGACGGACCGGCGTGATGCAGAAGGTATCGCGCGTCTGCTGCACCTCGGCTGGTTCGGACCGGTTCACTGCAAATCAGTCTCCGCACAAGAGGTTCGCGCTGTGCTCAGCGCCCGGAAGGCCGTGCAACAAGGGTTCATCACACTGGAGATGTCGCTGCGGGGGCTACTTCGGAACTTCGGCCTCAAGATCGGCACCATTTCACGCGGCCGGTTCGAACAGCGTATCCGCGAACTGGCGGCAGGTAATCCGATGCTGGAAGCGGCAACCGAACACATGCTAAGCGCGCGGTCGGCGCTGCGGCGAGACTTGGCGGGCCTTGAACGCCACGTCCGGCAACTCGCGCAGGAAGATCCGGTCTGCCGCCGGTTGATGTCGATGCCCGGGATCGGCGCTGTCGTGGCCTTGACCTATCGATCTGCGGTCGATGATCCCGCCCGGTTCACTTCCTCGAAGAAGGTAGGGCCGTGGGTTGGCCTGACGCCGTCGCGAAACCAGTCGGGAGAGCGCGACATCTCGGGTGGAATTACCAATGCGGGTGACGTCATTCTCCGCCGTGCCCTGTGCCAGGCGGCAACCGTGATGATGCATCGCGGGCAGGCGACATGGCTGCGAACATGGGCCGCGAAGATCGCGCGCCGACGTGGTTCCAAGCGCGCGATGGTTGCACTGGCCCGGCGCATCGCCGTGATCCTGCACCGCATGTGGAAAGATGACACCGACTTCCGCTTCGACATTCCGGGGCTTCATACTGGCTGA
- a CDS encoding ribokinase, with translation MVKSFVVGNVALDETLSVADFPAPGASIFGTALSRDLGGKGANQAIVLARTGLTCRFTAAVGADARGQEIARRLAAEPLEARLMELAEVPSDFSIILMADEGENAVITTREAAAGLCPDLARSALDTAGPGDLLVLQGNLSGETTAALLCEARTRGMRTAMNPSPLQEHFQDLWTLLDMVFVNEGEAQALGGVDHLRAEGVAQVVLTLGGRGAALIDAAGHRAVPGVPCAVVDTTGAGDCFMAVSLGSAMLRGTGLDPKALEHASRAAAHTVARPGTVGAFPTGAELARMLV, from the coding sequence TTGGTCAAATCATTCGTCGTTGGAAACGTGGCACTGGACGAAACCCTTTCGGTCGCCGATTTCCCCGCTCCCGGAGCGTCCATCTTTGGCACCGCCCTGTCGCGGGACCTTGGTGGCAAGGGTGCCAATCAGGCCATCGTCTTGGCCCGCACCGGGCTGACCTGCCGGTTCACCGCCGCAGTGGGAGCCGATGCGAGAGGACAGGAGATCGCGCGGCGCCTCGCGGCAGAGCCGTTAGAGGCGCGGCTGATGGAACTGGCCGAGGTGCCCAGCGATTTCTCGATCATCCTGATGGCCGATGAGGGCGAGAACGCGGTCATCACCACCCGCGAGGCCGCTGCCGGCCTGTGTCCGGATCTGGCGCGATCCGCGCTGGACACTGCAGGGCCCGGAGACCTCTTGGTCCTCCAAGGCAACCTTTCGGGCGAAACCACCGCCGCGCTCTTGTGCGAGGCCCGGACCCGGGGAATGCGCACCGCGATGAACCCGTCGCCGCTGCAGGAGCATTTTCAGGATCTCTGGACGCTGCTGGACATGGTCTTCGTCAACGAGGGCGAGGCACAGGCCCTGGGCGGCGTCGACCATCTGCGGGCCGAGGGCGTCGCCCAGGTGGTGCTCACGCTCGGCGGCCGCGGCGCGGCGTTGATTGATGCGGCGGGGCATCGCGCTGTGCCGGGAGTGCCCTGCGCTGTGGTCGACACGACGGGAGCCGGCGATTGCTTCATGGCTGTCTCACTGGGCTCCGCCATGTTGCGCGGAACTGGCCTTGATCCCAAAGCGCTCGAACACGCATCACGAGCAGCGGCCCACACCGTCGCGCGCCCCGGCACCGTCGGAGCGTTTCCCACGGGCGCGGAGTTGGCGCGAATGCTCGTGTAA
- a CDS encoding amidase, with protein sequence MTLNSMPLGARDTRDAIAAGRLTAVQVTEHRLAQIAEAEPWLRAFVQVDADGARAQARALDAGAGRGLLHGVPLGVKDIFAVDGLAWTAGSPIWKDRIAGFDAPAVALARRAGAVVLGKTVTTEFASYKASRTRNPTATDRSPGGSSSGSAAAVAAGLVPLALGAQTSGSIVRPASFCGEVGFKTSFDTIDSFGVTALARRLDTVGLFACNVPDIGLGIEALSGLALPLATTAQAPCPIGIFRSVAWPEAEPTLLPAWESFEAALASAADTRDALPPGLVAALDAVPALHARLMVWESAEALAHELNTAPDAMSPGLHGQIEEGLTVTPSQRHADRMDLQRLRSRALTELDPAAVWVTPAACGSAPRFEDGTGNPAFNRTWSLLGLPCCAVPLLADEVSAPIGVQVVGAPGNDAGVLAVADWQMHHFAR encoded by the coding sequence ATGACACTGAACAGCATGCCCCTCGGGGCGCGGGACACCCGCGACGCCATCGCCGCCGGGCGGCTGACCGCCGTGCAGGTCACCGAACACCGGTTGGCGCAGATCGCCGAGGCCGAGCCGTGGCTGCGCGCCTTTGTGCAGGTGGATGCCGATGGCGCCCGGGCGCAGGCCCGCGCGCTTGATGCCGGGGCGGGTCGCGGGCTGCTGCATGGCGTCCCGCTGGGAGTGAAGGACATCTTCGCCGTGGACGGGCTGGCATGGACTGCGGGCTCACCGATCTGGAAAGACCGGATCGCGGGGTTCGACGCACCGGCGGTGGCGCTGGCCCGGCGGGCCGGGGCGGTGGTGCTCGGCAAGACCGTGACCACCGAGTTTGCCAGCTACAAAGCCAGCCGGACGCGCAACCCAACCGCCACGGACCGCTCACCCGGCGGCTCATCCTCCGGATCGGCGGCCGCGGTCGCGGCGGGGCTGGTGCCGCTGGCGCTTGGCGCGCAGACCTCGGGCTCGATCGTCCGCCCGGCGTCCTTCTGCGGCGAGGTCGGCTTCAAGACTTCCTTCGACACCATCGACAGCTTCGGGGTCACGGCCCTTGCACGCAGACTCGACACCGTCGGGCTTTTCGCATGCAACGTGCCGGACATCGGGCTGGGGATCGAGGCGCTGAGCGGGCTCGCGCTGCCGCTCGCCACCACGGCGCAAGCGCCCTGTCCCATTGGCATTTTCCGCTCGGTGGCGTGGCCCGAGGCAGAGCCCACGCTCCTGCCCGCATGGGAGAGCTTCGAGGCTGCGCTTGCTAGCGCTGCCGACACCCGCGACGCGCTGCCGCCCGGTCTTGTCGCGGCGCTCGACGCTGTGCCGGCGTTGCATGCGCGGCTGATGGTCTGGGAGTCGGCCGAGGCGCTGGCGCATGAGTTGAACACCGCGCCCGACGCCATGTCGCCGGGCCTGCACGGGCAGATCGAGGAGGGGCTGACGGTGACACCATCGCAGCGCCACGCTGACCGCATGGACCTGCAACGCCTCCGCTCCCGCGCGCTGACCGAGCTCGACCCGGCGGCGGTCTGGGTGACTCCCGCCGCCTGTGGGTCCGCGCCGCGGTTCGAGGACGGCACCGGCAATCCGGCTTTCAACCGCACTTGGAGCCTGCTCGGTCTGCCGTGCTGCGCCGTGCCGTTGCTGGCGGATGAGGTCAGCGCGCCGATCGGCGTGCAGGTTGTTGGCGCGCCGGGCAATGATGCCGGGGTGCTGGCGGTCGCCGACTGGCAGATGCACCACTTCGCGCGCTGA
- a CDS encoding amino acid ABC transporter ATP-binding protein — MSLIDVEHLRKSYGETEVLKGIELSVLQGEVVALIGRSGSGKSTFLRCLNGLEQINSGRVRILGEDLHYSAAGLRKMRQQIGMIFQQFELFPHLTAGRNVMLAQQVVKGVPRDEAEQVAREMLSKVGLGERFDAYPRNLSGGQQQRVAIARALAMSPKALLCDEITSALDPELVQEVLGVVRALATSGMTLIMVTHEMRFAREVCDRVAFMHQGRIHEIGAPDELFEAPKTPELKQFLGHLPAAS, encoded by the coding sequence GTGTCTCTCATTGACGTCGAACATCTCCGCAAATCCTACGGTGAAACCGAAGTGCTCAAGGGCATCGAACTGTCGGTGCTGCAGGGCGAGGTCGTGGCGCTGATCGGGCGCAGCGGCTCGGGCAAGAGTACCTTTTTGCGCTGCCTCAACGGGCTTGAGCAGATCAATTCCGGCCGGGTCCGCATCCTGGGCGAGGATCTGCACTACAGCGCCGCCGGGCTGCGCAAGATGCGCCAGCAGATCGGCATGATCTTCCAGCAGTTCGAACTCTTCCCCCACCTCACGGCCGGGCGCAATGTCATGCTCGCGCAGCAGGTCGTGAAGGGTGTCCCGCGCGACGAGGCAGAGCAGGTCGCCCGCGAGATGCTCAGCAAGGTCGGACTGGGCGAGCGCTTCGATGCCTATCCGCGCAACCTGTCAGGCGGACAACAGCAGCGTGTCGCCATTGCCCGCGCGCTGGCCATGTCGCCGAAGGCGCTACTCTGCGACGAAATCACCTCAGCGCTAGATCCTGAATTGGTGCAGGAAGTGCTGGGCGTCGTGCGCGCTCTCGCAACCTCGGGGATGACGCTGATCATGGTGACCCATGAGATGCGCTTCGCGCGCGAGGTCTGCGACCGGGTGGCCTTCATGCACCAAGGGCGCATCCATGAGATTGGCGCCCCGGATGAGCTTTTCGAAGCGCCAAAGACGCCGGAGCTGAAGCAATTCCTCGGCCATTTGCCCGCCGCATCTTAA
- a CDS encoding amino acid ABC transporter permease produces MISYTDPQIITSLLLATRYTLVLFVVGAIGGGLLALVLLMMGMSSNRLMQRILALYVTFFQGTPLLMQLYLLFFGIAYLGVLLPAWAAAAIALIAWSAAFLSEIWRGCVAAVPRGQWEASSSLAMSYVEQMRYVVLPQAFSLAIGPTVGFLVDIMKATAVTAIIGYVELFQAGNAIANTTFQPFKVYGFVAIIYFLLCWPVSIAARRIEEKYSVSH; encoded by the coding sequence ATGATCAGTTACACCGATCCCCAGATCATCACGTCGCTGTTGCTGGCGACGCGCTACACGCTGGTGCTGTTCGTCGTGGGCGCCATCGGTGGTGGCCTGCTCGCACTGGTGCTGCTGATGATGGGTATGTCGTCGAACCGGCTGATGCAACGTATCCTCGCGCTTTATGTCACCTTCTTTCAGGGCACGCCGCTGCTGATGCAGCTCTACCTGCTGTTCTTCGGTATCGCCTATCTCGGCGTGCTTTTGCCCGCCTGGGCCGCAGCGGCGATTGCGCTGATCGCCTGGAGCGCGGCCTTCCTCAGCGAGATATGGCGCGGCTGCGTCGCGGCGGTGCCGCGCGGGCAATGGGAGGCTTCGTCCAGTCTTGCGATGAGCTACGTCGAGCAGATGCGTTACGTGGTGCTGCCGCAGGCCTTCAGCCTCGCCATCGGCCCGACGGTCGGCTTTCTGGTCGACATCATGAAGGCCACGGCGGTGACTGCGATCATCGGTTACGTCGAGTTGTTCCAGGCCGGGAACGCCATCGCCAACACCACCTTTCAGCCGTTCAAGGTCTACGGCTTCGTTGCCATCATCTATTTTCTGCTGTGCTGGCCGGTGTCGATCGCTGCGCGGCGGATCGAGGAAAAATACAGTGTCTCTCATTGA
- a CDS encoding amino acid ABC transporter permease, producing the protein MPFDWIIDYWDILVLGAARTIALTLLAIVVAAPLSILLGWALASGPRRGRWPINAYVEVFRNTPYMIHLFFIFFALPRFGIGLDPYGAAVASLCLMVAAFGTKIVESGLRATPPGQTEAALSLGFNGAQAFYHVQLVPALARVWPALCSLATMALLDSAVVSLIAVEELTWATTFIETRNFRSFETFFFSSLLFLLISFGLRRSLMTFGERVVARGLNS; encoded by the coding sequence ATGCCATTTGATTGGATAATCGACTATTGGGACATCCTTGTTCTGGGTGCCGCTCGGACAATCGCCTTGACGCTTCTGGCCATCGTGGTGGCGGCCCCCTTGTCCATCCTGCTTGGCTGGGCGCTTGCCTCTGGCCCGCGCCGGGGCCGGTGGCCGATCAACGCCTATGTCGAGGTCTTCCGCAACACGCCCTACATGATCCACCTGTTCTTCATTTTCTTCGCGCTGCCACGGTTCGGCATTGGTCTCGATCCGTATGGCGCCGCAGTCGCCTCTTTGTGCCTGATGGTCGCGGCTTTCGGCACGAAAATCGTCGAGTCAGGTCTGCGCGCGACGCCGCCCGGACAGACCGAAGCGGCACTGAGCCTCGGCTTCAACGGTGCACAGGCCTTCTACCATGTGCAACTGGTCCCGGCGCTTGCAAGGGTCTGGCCGGCGCTCTGCTCGCTGGCGACGATGGCCCTGCTCGACTCGGCGGTGGTCTCGCTTATTGCGGTCGAAGAACTGACCTGGGCAACCACCTTCATCGAGACGCGGAACTTCCGCTCGTTCGAAACCTTCTTTTTCTCGAGCCTGTTGTTCCTGCTGATTTCTTTCGGGCTGCGCCGCAGCCTGATGACATTCGGCGAACGGGTCGTCGCGCGGGGGCTTAACTCATGA
- a CDS encoding transporter substrate-binding domain-containing protein: MTPLSLIRSTLLACAASLAAFAVQAGTLDEIRERGTIRVGVPSDSPPFGMKAPDGGLVGYDVEMAQLIADDLGVALEITNAVGSNRVPLLTSGRVDIVISSFGKNEERDKVIDFSDQYAPFYNGVFGPADIEVNGPEDLKGYSVGVTTGTIEDLELSAKTGDDVTITRFESGASGFSAYFAGAVDFFATGNVTAAALMENPNLPREIVPKFLINSSPCYIGVREGDTQMLDYLNGFIAEVKADGRLNEISVRWMKTDLPEGF; this comes from the coding sequence ATGACTCCCCTTTCCCTGATCCGCTCTACCCTGCTGGCCTGCGCAGCAAGCCTTGCCGCATTCGCCGTGCAAGCTGGCACACTCGACGAGATCCGCGAGCGCGGTACGATCCGCGTCGGCGTTCCGTCCGATAGCCCGCCCTTCGGCATGAAGGCCCCGGACGGCGGTCTTGTCGGTTATGACGTTGAGATGGCGCAACTGATCGCCGACGACCTCGGCGTCGCGCTCGAGATCACCAACGCCGTGGGCAGCAACCGTGTGCCGCTGCTCACCAGCGGACGGGTCGACATCGTCATCTCCAGCTTCGGCAAGAACGAAGAGCGCGACAAGGTCATCGACTTCTCCGACCAATACGCGCCGTTCTACAACGGCGTCTTCGGTCCGGCCGACATCGAGGTCAATGGCCCCGAAGATCTCAAAGGGTATTCCGTGGGTGTTACCACCGGCACTATCGAGGATCTCGAACTGAGCGCGAAGACCGGTGACGACGTGACGATCACCCGGTTCGAAAGCGGCGCGAGCGGATTCAGCGCCTATTTCGCCGGCGCCGTGGATTTCTTTGCCACCGGCAACGTCACCGCTGCCGCTCTGATGGAAAACCCGAACCTGCCGCGTGAGATCGTTCCGAAGTTCCTGATCAATAGCTCGCCCTGCTACATCGGCGTGCGCGAAGGCGACACGCAGATGCTGGATTACCTCAACGGTTTCATCGCCGAGGTGAAGGCCGATGGCCGCCTGAACGAGATCTCCGTCCGCTGGATGAAGACCGACCTGCCCGAGGGCTTCTGA